The following proteins are encoded in a genomic region of Sorangiineae bacterium MSr12523:
- a CDS encoding FG-GAP-like repeat-containing protein: MQPNVALSYNSNGGNSYVGVGFSLSGFSSIHRCDLNYSDDRTKREVRFDAADRFCLNGLRLVAISGNYGADGAEYRTFPDTFAKVISHGGSNDPSNYTGPQSFTVYRKDGRIDEFGLADASVDVGTVTDVWSIKSTRDRSGNTMDFSYDKVASATNTEEHYPHEIRYGGHASGLPHDKLVRFEYVDRDPSDIQTLYRLGWKRRISKLLQKISLVADNGQSSVRSYVLSYVPPKVETPAQQNHRALLRTITECTLGACKRPTVLEWENAQPGFEPPRNNGVDMPPESESGQLVIMDVDGDGRDDMVFPDKEKWNIVFGAPKPSPHSDGGPLTAKVRTSAPSNDPLQAGRFQRGFPIDYNQDGKTDLLLTDLSSSWRYLRSTGNDFELVDTGIPRSKRALRWKYWMGAGGDGGDLNYPRGLFLRDNLMTGFYLVDLNGDGIKDLLERTIPDDSGESIPYCQGEGDYIHICKGQWRYRLHDGITGFGGAIEIPELDRVTIAANLIPMDVDGDGKEEVVFDPCQRWWHDILVSPIFCGDVGDGAPMFKDNGHFKIMSWQKNAGDNNGTMTFTDSGFGLRLKADGEIGGPGQESRLELQQTVVAFDVNGDGLKDLLASNLGHRNSSYGNFITAETDLWINTGKGFVHADRSGLEGIGLTASHLQHSLVLDYDGDGREDLLVPYNKDGALPPGVNWFDDNDKEAYRKFFLVRSESASTGALLSWNDIGLPYENTPWTVGVWPTRQGPRIGDVDGDGLQDLISEKTSRILARLHVTDPVWANRVKTDAITSITDGRIELDQGTPHIYGHVTTLISYAPLVATPGSPNIDINSRNDGRAGPYYNAVNDVPRCAYPCKRFVGSKFVVSQTRQDTGSTIISADSSPGEFNPSAKNTHYFYEDGYVDRLGRGWLGFRARTEFQYDEERTGATPSRWTRTIYDPTFYDSQHRNYPKVGWPTFTLMFGDPVVRPGTPRDVWLSLGETTSAAQDTNLGTTYFVRLLLQKTDEYETLAVPPQDIIRTLNPRLLVNWQSVYRSRTTDIGRVDDLGNPLSETTTTAAPHASAGQSKTTKVVSYLNDTSSWIIGRPRGVTITDETPEGTQVRQGETFYDPATGLANRSTIAVPTDDVHWLDTNLGRDRFGNVVRTTVSDANGFARQTVVTYEPDGTYPHAIRNALGQTTYTKYNPYLGLPIAAVDPNGLHVWMLYDAFGNLMRERRPDGSSTSYWLTRDKYAGEWLFTQHAQDTTGATSATMLDRLGRPFQVRTRGLRGQQTQAFTEYWAFGGVRRESLPFAASAASATDLIQYAYDNRLRLEKVTAPDGVTTAHRYVETTEFTTDGYGKESSVVRDGRGHVIRSDDRYGLSTTYGYGPFGALRTIIDPKGNKIAYTVDSYGRITESSDPDLGTQKLVYDAFGLPIDEIDSKGQETAYCHDALGRLTTQMDDDGKSVRTYDQGSNAIGRLTAATGTDGIALRFDYDSVGRASKTTTLVPTSTGRLESFVVERSYNTREELHRVTYPGANNITFAADYLYDDYGNQTVIQDGSDHSTLWHWDTADEANRVTRVQLGNGLSTSRTYYPSTGSLHSLVTAQANADPLQSVEYSYDQNRNLKTRFDHRQNQTETFSYDAVDRLLKAETSSGRSVYEYKYDEIGNIKYKSGVGDYTYDATNKPHAVRGINGRKYDYDKNGNQITRPAGPDSDDEVEVEYTAFYKPRSMRLPNSAVKFEYDAYEQRVRKTSGSKTTTYIEGIYERTEDRSNGTVEYRMQVNGPDGAFAIVNFTRGRTGDVSRKVQYVHSGHDGSVDLISNDQGGIVERRSYDPFGQRRNPDWATGGGPTAPRAQSLGFTGQEDEDDIGLVNMKGRMYDPRIGRFLSADPFVQEPTSSQSLNRYSYVLNNPLSLVDPTGYQSAPAGGTVPMTPTHVDIDYSTSPITLTIFARRSDEKADVEDKASGTEYGNRTTQSVQDLDHQRNMLDTIRRLPGQVARHNYDSFRGGLDEGLDQIHSMAELANGFGHLGLAGSFVGRVTQPVADAIGTFRDYVQVPQHQRNISYASGAVAVGIAGLFVGGTEAKVVEEVAQIGGSYSKVKAIRNALNIGGEIHHMPAWASIEKAGLEGVTHGNAPAIWMSRVDHLRTSTWGAWNKSKAFRAEQKALIEQGRFLDALKMDVDAVRATHGAKYDGAIQQMGEYIWELGQKL, from the coding sequence ATGCAGCCGAATGTAGCATTGTCGTACAACAGCAACGGCGGCAACAGCTACGTGGGTGTCGGATTCTCGCTCAGCGGATTTTCTAGCATTCATCGATGCGACCTTAACTACTCCGACGACCGCACAAAACGCGAAGTCCGTTTCGACGCCGCCGACCGCTTTTGCCTGAACGGGCTACGTCTTGTCGCAATCAGTGGAAACTACGGTGCGGACGGAGCCGAATACCGCACGTTCCCAGACACGTTCGCAAAAGTCATTTCACATGGCGGCTCAAACGATCCAAGCAATTACACGGGGCCACAATCCTTCACCGTATATAGAAAAGACGGGCGCATCGATGAATTCGGGCTCGCTGATGCGTCCGTGGACGTGGGCACCGTTACGGACGTCTGGTCAATCAAGTCGACTCGGGACCGGTCCGGCAACACGATGGACTTCTCATATGACAAGGTAGCGTCCGCGACGAATACGGAGGAACATTACCCGCACGAGATTCGTTACGGGGGCCACGCAAGCGGTCTTCCCCATGACAAACTTGTCCGCTTCGAATACGTCGACCGAGATCCGTCGGACATTCAAACACTATATCGATTGGGCTGGAAAAGAAGAATTTCGAAACTTCTTCAAAAGATCTCGCTCGTGGCAGACAACGGCCAGAGCTCTGTACGGTCGTACGTTCTGAGCTATGTTCCCCCCAAAGTCGAAACCCCCGCGCAGCAGAACCATCGCGCCCTGCTCCGAACGATCACGGAATGCACGCTCGGTGCGTGCAAGCGGCCTACGGTCCTGGAATGGGAAAATGCACAGCCGGGATTCGAACCGCCGCGAAACAACGGCGTGGACATGCCGCCAGAAAGTGAGAGCGGGCAACTTGTAATAATGGACGTCGATGGCGACGGACGCGACGACATGGTGTTCCCCGATAAGGAAAAGTGGAACATCGTATTTGGCGCGCCGAAACCCTCTCCTCACAGCGATGGTGGCCCCCTCACCGCTAAAGTACGCACGAGTGCCCCGTCGAACGACCCCCTTCAGGCAGGCAGATTTCAGCGGGGCTTTCCAATCGACTACAATCAAGACGGAAAGACAGATCTCCTTCTCACAGATCTGTCATCAAGCTGGCGATATCTACGCTCGACAGGTAATGATTTCGAGCTGGTCGACACCGGCATTCCAAGGTCAAAACGCGCGCTCCGTTGGAAGTATTGGATGGGCGCTGGAGGGGATGGGGGCGACCTGAATTACCCGCGCGGCCTATTTCTACGGGACAACTTGATGACGGGCTTCTACCTCGTAGACTTGAACGGCGACGGCATCAAAGATCTACTCGAGCGTACCATCCCTGATGATTCTGGAGAAAGCATACCGTACTGTCAGGGCGAGGGCGACTATATTCATATATGTAAAGGTCAGTGGCGCTACCGTCTACACGACGGCATCACGGGGTTCGGCGGAGCAATTGAAATACCAGAGCTGGACCGTGTCACGATTGCGGCTAACCTCATTCCAATGGATGTCGACGGAGACGGCAAAGAAGAGGTCGTATTCGATCCATGCCAACGGTGGTGGCATGACATCCTGGTCTCGCCAATATTCTGCGGTGATGTCGGCGACGGCGCTCCCATGTTTAAAGACAATGGGCATTTCAAAATTATGTCGTGGCAGAAGAACGCCGGCGACAATAACGGAACTATGACATTTACTGACAGCGGATTTGGCCTTCGTCTAAAAGCCGATGGCGAGATCGGCGGCCCAGGTCAAGAAAGTCGTTTAGAACTCCAGCAGACTGTTGTGGCTTTCGATGTAAACGGCGATGGACTTAAAGATCTCCTTGCCAGCAATCTCGGCCACCGTAACAGCAGCTACGGGAACTTCATAACGGCGGAGACCGACCTTTGGATCAACACCGGCAAGGGTTTCGTTCACGCTGATCGGTCCGGGTTGGAAGGCATCGGACTAACCGCTAGTCATCTGCAACATAGCCTCGTGCTGGATTATGACGGCGACGGGCGGGAGGATCTGCTCGTGCCATACAACAAAGATGGCGCACTGCCACCCGGAGTGAACTGGTTCGATGACAACGATAAGGAAGCTTACCGGAAATTCTTTCTAGTACGCTCCGAAAGCGCTTCCACAGGTGCCCTACTAAGCTGGAACGACATCGGGCTACCCTACGAGAATACGCCTTGGACCGTCGGTGTGTGGCCTACCCGGCAAGGCCCCAGAATTGGAGACGTCGACGGTGACGGTCTGCAAGACCTGATATCAGAAAAAACGAGTCGCATCTTGGCCCGTCTGCACGTAACTGACCCGGTTTGGGCCAACCGCGTAAAGACGGACGCAATCACGTCTATCACGGACGGTAGAATTGAGCTGGATCAAGGGACGCCTCACATATACGGTCATGTGACGACACTCATATCCTACGCGCCCCTTGTTGCAACACCAGGTAGTCCAAACATTGACATCAATTCGCGTAACGACGGTCGAGCCGGACCATACTACAATGCAGTGAATGACGTGCCGAGATGTGCATATCCGTGCAAGAGGTTCGTCGGTTCCAAGTTCGTGGTCTCTCAGACGCGACAGGACACAGGCAGTACCATCATTTCGGCCGATTCATCGCCCGGCGAATTTAATCCAAGTGCGAAAAACACCCACTACTTCTATGAAGATGGTTACGTGGACCGACTGGGCCGTGGTTGGCTTGGGTTCCGGGCCCGCACTGAGTTCCAGTACGACGAAGAGAGAACCGGCGCGACGCCGTCGCGCTGGACGCGTACGATTTATGACCCCACGTTCTACGATAGTCAGCATCGGAACTATCCGAAGGTAGGATGGCCCACATTTACCTTGATGTTCGGCGATCCAGTCGTTCGACCGGGAACGCCACGCGATGTGTGGTTGTCGCTGGGGGAGACAACTTCAGCGGCCCAGGACACAAACCTTGGCACCACCTACTTTGTTCGGCTCTTGTTGCAGAAAACGGACGAGTACGAGACACTCGCTGTTCCCCCTCAAGACATCATTCGGACGCTTAATCCTCGACTGCTTGTAAATTGGCAAAGCGTTTACCGCTCCCGAACGACCGACATTGGTCGCGTCGATGATCTGGGAAACCCACTAAGCGAGACGACAACTACCGCGGCGCCGCACGCCAGCGCTGGTCAGAGCAAAACCACGAAGGTTGTTTCATATCTTAATGACACCAGCTCATGGATAATTGGCCGGCCCCGCGGGGTGACGATCACAGACGAAACCCCCGAGGGTACTCAGGTGCGCCAGGGTGAAACGTTCTACGATCCAGCAACCGGCCTCGCGAACCGCAGCACAATCGCAGTGCCAACAGACGATGTTCACTGGCTCGATACAAACCTTGGGCGTGATCGATTCGGCAATGTCGTCCGTACGACAGTGAGTGATGCCAACGGTTTCGCACGGCAAACGGTAGTAACGTACGAGCCGGACGGGACCTATCCGCACGCCATTCGCAATGCGTTGGGTCAAACTACGTACACTAAATACAACCCATATCTGGGCTTGCCCATCGCGGCCGTTGATCCGAATGGCTTGCATGTCTGGATGCTTTACGACGCATTTGGCAACTTAATGCGCGAGCGCCGGCCGGACGGATCATCGACGAGCTACTGGCTCACAAGGGACAAATACGCCGGAGAATGGCTCTTTACTCAACATGCGCAGGACACAACAGGCGCGACATCTGCCACAATGTTGGATCGGCTAGGGCGTCCTTTCCAGGTACGTACGCGCGGGCTACGCGGGCAGCAAACACAAGCATTTACGGAGTACTGGGCCTTCGGCGGCGTACGACGAGAGTCATTGCCGTTCGCGGCATCTGCAGCGAGCGCAACAGACCTGATCCAATACGCTTACGACAATCGCCTTCGGCTTGAGAAGGTTACGGCGCCCGACGGCGTTACAACTGCACACCGATATGTCGAAACCACGGAATTCACTACCGACGGATACGGCAAAGAGAGCTCCGTCGTTCGGGATGGTCGTGGACATGTGATTCGTTCGGACGACCGTTATGGTCTCTCGACGACGTATGGATACGGGCCGTTTGGTGCCCTGCGAACCATCATCGATCCAAAGGGAAACAAGATCGCATATACCGTCGACAGCTATGGTCGAATTACCGAGAGTTCGGATCCAGATCTCGGGACGCAAAAACTTGTTTACGATGCATTTGGTCTCCCGATCGATGAGATCGATAGCAAGGGGCAGGAGACTGCCTATTGTCATGACGCATTGGGTCGTCTGACAACACAAATGGATGACGACGGAAAGAGTGTTCGGACCTACGACCAAGGTTCGAATGCCATTGGTCGGCTCACCGCGGCCACCGGGACGGACGGTATAGCGCTACGCTTCGACTACGATTCTGTAGGGCGCGCATCGAAAACGACGACGTTGGTCCCGACCAGCACGGGTCGGCTCGAATCTTTTGTGGTCGAAAGGAGCTACAATACCCGCGAGGAGCTTCATCGCGTTACGTATCCAGGCGCGAACAATATTACGTTTGCCGCAGACTATTTATACGATGACTACGGTAACCAGACCGTGATCCAAGATGGCTCGGACCACTCGACTTTGTGGCATTGGGACACCGCCGATGAAGCGAACCGAGTCACGCGCGTCCAGCTTGGAAATGGGCTATCGACGTCGCGAACTTACTATCCGAGTACGGGTAGCCTCCACTCGCTTGTGACTGCGCAAGCAAACGCCGACCCTCTTCAGAGTGTCGAATATTCGTACGATCAAAACCGTAATCTGAAAACTCGTTTTGATCATCGGCAGAACCAAACGGAAACGTTCAGCTATGACGCTGTCGATCGACTACTGAAGGCGGAGACCTCTTCGGGCAGGTCCGTTTACGAGTACAAGTACGACGAAATAGGTAACATTAAGTATAAGTCTGGTGTGGGGGATTACACGTACGACGCCACGAACAAGCCGCACGCGGTACGAGGCATCAACGGTCGCAAATACGACTATGACAAGAACGGCAATCAGATTACCCGGCCGGCCGGACCTGATTCCGACGATGAGGTCGAGGTCGAATACACGGCGTTCTACAAGCCGCGAAGCATGCGGCTGCCGAATAGTGCTGTGAAATTCGAATACGATGCGTATGAGCAGCGGGTCCGTAAAACCTCCGGCTCCAAAACGACGACCTACATCGAAGGAATCTACGAAAGAACCGAAGACCGTTCGAACGGCACCGTCGAGTATAGGATGCAGGTGAACGGCCCGGATGGCGCGTTCGCGATCGTCAACTTTACACGCGGGCGCACTGGTGACGTCTCCCGCAAGGTTCAATATGTCCATTCAGGACACGACGGCTCTGTCGACCTGATCAGCAATGATCAGGGGGGCATCGTCGAGCGAAGGAGCTATGACCCATTCGGGCAACGTCGTAATCCGGACTGGGCAACCGGAGGAGGTCCAACCGCCCCGCGGGCGCAGAGCCTTGGATTTACGGGGCAAGAGGACGAGGACGACATCGGACTCGTGAACATGAAGGGGCGAATGTACGATCCGAGGATCGGGCGGTTCCTATCCGCGGACCCGTTCGTTCAAGAGCCAACCTCTTCCCAAAGCCTCAATCGATATTCGTATGTACTCAACAATCCACTGAGCCTTGTTGACCCAACCGGGTATCAGAGTGCACCTGCCGGCGGCACGGTTCCCATGACGCCTACGCACGTCGATATTGACTACTCAACGAGTCCGATTACGCTAACGATATTTGCGCGCCGCTCAGACGAAAAAGCAGACGTTGAGGATAAAGCCTCTGGCACCGAATATGGGAATCGAACGACCCAGAGTGTGCAGGACCTCGACCATCAGCGAAACATGCTGGACACGATTCGACGTCTGCCTGGACAGGTCGCGCGCCACAACTACGACTCGTTCCGCGGTGGTCTCGATGAGGGACTCGATCAGATTCACAGCATGGCCGAGCTGGCGAACGGGTTTGGACATCTTGGCCTTGCCGGTTCTTTCGTCGGAAGGGTGACGCAGCCTGTCGCCGACGCGATCGGAACCTTCCGGGACTACGTCCAGGTACCGCAGCACCAACGGAACATCTCGTATGCGAGCGGGGCGGTCGCAGTTGGGATAGCTGGTCTTTTCGTGGGCGGCACCGAGGCAAAGGTGGTCGAAGAGGTCGCACAGATCGGCGGCAGCTATTCGAAGGTAAAGGCCATCCGCAACGCGCTAAATATCGGCGGAGAAATACACCACATGCCGGCATGGGCCTCGATTGAGAAGGCTGGACTCGAAGGCGTCACGCACGGTAATGCGCCCGCTATTTGGATGTCTCGCGTCGATCATCTCCGGACCAGTACTTGGGGAGCTTGGAATAAATCCAAGGCGTTCCGAGCCGAACAAAAGGCCCTGATCGAACAAGGTAGATTCCTCGATGCCTTGAAGATGGACGTGGATGCTGTCCGGGCCACTCACGGGGCAAAGTATGATGGTGCGATTCAGCAAATGGGCGAGTACATTTGGGAGCTAGGACAGAAGCTATGA
- the tnpB gene encoding IS66 family insertion sequence element accessory protein TnpB (TnpB, as the term is used for proteins encoded by IS66 family insertion elements, is considered an accessory protein, since TnpC, encoded by a neighboring gene, is a DDE family transposase.), with product MFSAYVRIFVSVERVDLRVSFDRLAGIVRERFGEDPRGGSLFVFLNKGTNRCKVLFYDRSGYAILYKRLDSGVFVPPPRNEGASRVEMSPEAFARFLEGLAVENKKKSNIH from the coding sequence ATGTTCTCTGCGTACGTCCGCATTTTCGTGAGCGTCGAGCGGGTGGATCTGCGCGTCAGTTTCGACCGGCTCGCAGGAATTGTGCGCGAGCGTTTCGGCGAGGACCCTCGTGGCGGTTCACTCTTCGTTTTCCTCAACAAGGGAACGAATCGATGCAAGGTTTTATTCTACGACCGCAGCGGATACGCAATTCTTTATAAACGTTTGGACTCTGGGGTATTCGTCCCACCACCCCGTAACGAGGGTGCATCGCGTGTCGAGATGAGCCCCGAAGCGTTTGCTCGATTCCTCGAAGGTCTCGCCGTCGAGAATAAGAAGAAGAGCAATATTCACTGA
- a CDS encoding IS66 family transposase: MHQAVAPIAPQDRSFAASLVIALARGASSDTIATIVAQNRDLRDKNAKLQTENESQRTRIASLQEQVARLSTLLFGVKRERLPASALQLLLESIVLSADGATAPPAEPADAHSQDATASPMAADAEPVSERTASEPGDAQTPSEVTPVPPPPPSGVRKRATPHGRRPLPEHLPVETVKLPPDEIPEGTRCIGQEVSYRLAYRKAGYIRLRVVREKFAEDNDDASTTVHIASVPDEMIPRGLPDPAMLAHTIHSKWADHIPYTRLSKMIARHGLDASVSTLSAWEKLAEPTARIVVDAAWEQAITKCQVMGIDATGVRVMDTPHDRRAHVWVLLADRAQVFFRYSALHTSDMPKSWLEGFQGIAVADASSVYDDLFRTPFGPTEAGCFAHARRKYFFAMPTDMRARPFVELADALFAIERDAARLSHQGRLAVRKERSVPVIEHFARERDRLLADSTVDPRGPLSRALRYSLNHWAALTRFLTNGRIPLSNNDVEREIRHVAIGRKNWMHLGSDDAAEVACTWLSLIASARHAGLDSEQYLRDLCRVLPSWPRNRVIELAPMNWIATRARLLPKELDAPLGKITIPPPLSQSP, from the coding sequence ATGCATCAAGCTGTGGCGCCCATCGCACCCCAGGATAGAAGCTTCGCCGCCAGCCTCGTCATCGCGCTGGCCCGGGGCGCATCCTCGGACACGATCGCCACCATCGTTGCCCAGAATCGTGACCTTCGCGATAAGAACGCGAAGCTACAGACCGAAAACGAATCTCAGCGTACGCGTATAGCCTCACTCCAAGAGCAAGTTGCGCGCCTGTCCACCCTGCTCTTCGGCGTAAAACGCGAGCGGCTGCCCGCAAGCGCGCTGCAGCTGCTGCTCGAGAGCATCGTACTTTCGGCCGATGGTGCAACCGCACCTCCCGCCGAACCGGCCGACGCCCATTCGCAAGATGCCACCGCGAGCCCGATGGCCGCTGACGCGGAGCCGGTATCCGAGCGCACGGCTTCGGAGCCAGGCGATGCTCAGACCCCTTCGGAGGTCACTCCGGTCCCACCACCGCCGCCAAGTGGCGTCCGCAAGCGCGCTACGCCACATGGCCGTAGACCGCTTCCCGAGCACTTGCCCGTCGAGACGGTCAAGCTTCCACCTGACGAAATTCCCGAGGGAACACGCTGCATCGGGCAAGAGGTTTCGTATCGTCTTGCCTATCGTAAGGCAGGGTATATACGCCTTCGTGTGGTCCGAGAGAAATTCGCCGAAGACAACGACGACGCCTCCACGACGGTGCACATTGCATCTGTGCCCGACGAGATGATCCCACGCGGCTTGCCTGACCCGGCCATGCTCGCTCACACGATCCACTCGAAATGGGCGGACCATATTCCGTACACGCGCCTGTCGAAGATGATCGCCCGGCACGGTTTGGATGCCTCTGTTTCCACCCTGAGTGCGTGGGAGAAACTCGCCGAGCCTACGGCCCGGATCGTGGTCGATGCGGCCTGGGAGCAGGCCATCACGAAGTGCCAGGTGATGGGCATCGACGCCACGGGAGTGCGCGTTATGGACACTCCGCACGATCGAAGAGCTCATGTTTGGGTGCTGCTTGCCGATCGTGCGCAAGTCTTTTTCCGTTATTCGGCTCTTCACACCAGCGATATGCCAAAAAGTTGGCTCGAAGGATTTCAAGGCATCGCGGTGGCGGACGCTTCGAGCGTCTACGATGATCTCTTTCGAACTCCGTTTGGGCCGACGGAGGCAGGATGCTTTGCGCATGCAAGGCGTAAGTATTTCTTCGCCATGCCGACCGATATGCGCGCGCGGCCCTTCGTCGAACTCGCGGACGCGCTCTTCGCGATTGAGCGGGACGCCGCTCGTCTTTCTCACCAAGGTCGCCTTGCTGTCCGAAAAGAGCGGTCCGTGCCCGTCATCGAGCACTTTGCCCGCGAGCGCGATCGGCTCCTCGCCGATTCCACCGTGGATCCGCGTGGCCCACTGTCGCGCGCCCTTCGGTATAGCCTCAATCATTGGGCCGCTTTGACGCGATTTTTGACGAACGGAAGAATTCCGCTCTCCAACAATGATGTCGAACGCGAAATCCGCCATGTCGCAATTGGAAGAAAAAATTGGATGCACCTCGGCTCGGACGACGCCGCCGAAGTGGCCTGCACATGGCTGTCGCTCATCGCCTCCGCGCGTCATGCCGGACTCGATTCCGAGCAGTACCTGCGCGACCTCTGTCGCGTCCTGCCCAGCTGGCCCAGAAACCGGGTGATCGAACTTGCTCCCATGAACTGGATCGCGACCCGAGCTCGACTCCTGCCCAAGGAGCTCGACGCCCCCTTGGGCAAGATCACCATTCCGCCGCCGCTCAGCCAGTCCCCATAA